Proteins encoded together in one Desulfovibrio sp. window:
- a CDS encoding tyrosine-type recombinase/integrase, whose protein sequence is MTDHLVEYRCKPVTCHRRSFRTACKAAGITYDVITYDIRHLYATTLLSRGGDLAAVSKQTGHSSTVMTANVYYQEMAGEKKRVAELLASADTSF, encoded by the coding sequence ATGACCGACCACCTGGTCGAGTACAGGTGCAAACCTGTGACCTGCCACCGCCGATCCTTCAGGACGGCATGCAAAGCTGCTGGAATAACCTACGATGTTATCACGTACGACATCCGGCACCTGTACGCGACGACTCTCCTTTCGCGCGGCGGCGACCTTGCTGCCGTCTCCAAGCAGACGGGGCACTCCAGCACCGTGATGACGGCGAATGTCTATTATCAGGAAATGGCGGGCGAAAAGAAACGAGTGGCGGAACTTCTAGCCTCAGCTGACACCAGTTTCTGA
- a CDS encoding transposase, with translation MKRGPYAKAATSNAELLERIRTLKADHPFWGYRRIWAHLRYVDEWSVGKNRVHRLMKEHCLTVRSSLLFKAKRKPTGH, from the coding sequence ATGAAGCGAGGGCCTTACGCCAAGGCGGCCACTAGCAATGCGGAGCTGTTGGAACGCATTCGTACCCTCAAGGCCGATCATCCTTTCTGGGGCTACCGCCGAATCTGGGCCCATCTGCGCTACGTTGACGAATGGAGCGTAGGCAAAAATCGGGTCCATCGGTTGATGAAGGAACACTGTCTCACGGTTCGAAGCAGTTTGCTGTTCAAGGCCAAGCGCAAGCCGACCGGCCACTAA
- a CDS encoding 4Fe-4S dicluster domain-containing protein: MLNVIVSRLKQGHRTMVYPSGPAPELPDRFRGRPSIDPEKCLTGCRLCSDVCPGKAIVVADMVRIDMGRCLFCTECSTACPQQAISFTNEYRLAARNRQDLIVVPGKQEALPAARLDDRLLGMFGKSLKLRQVSAAGCNACEADTNVLGTIGWDLSRFGIQFVASPRHADGVLITGPVSRNMRLGLEKTFLAVPEPKIVIAVGACAIAGGPYADHAEVENGADNIVRVNLYVPGCPPHPLTILDGLLRLLNRI; encoded by the coding sequence ATGTTGAACGTCATAGTATCCAGGCTGAAGCAGGGCCACCGGACGATGGTGTACCCCTCCGGGCCTGCCCCGGAACTGCCGGACAGGTTTCGGGGGCGCCCGTCGATCGATCCCGAGAAATGTCTCACGGGGTGCCGTCTCTGTAGCGATGTCTGCCCGGGGAAGGCCATCGTTGTAGCGGACATGGTCCGCATCGACATGGGCAGGTGTCTCTTCTGCACGGAATGCTCCACCGCTTGTCCGCAGCAGGCCATATCGTTCACGAATGAGTACCGCCTGGCCGCCCGTAATCGCCAGGACTTGATTGTCGTACCAGGAAAGCAGGAAGCACTCCCTGCTGCGCGACTCGACGACAGGCTGCTCGGCATGTTCGGCAAGTCCTTGAAACTGCGCCAGGTCAGCGCCGCGGGTTGCAACGCCTGTGAGGCGGATACGAACGTTCTGGGCACGATCGGTTGGGATCTGAGCCGCTTCGGCATCCAGTTTGTTGCGTCGCCAAGACACGCCGATGGAGTGCTAATTACCGGCCCTGTGAGCAGGAACATGCGCCTGGGGCTTGAGAAAACCTTCCTGGCCGTTCCAGAGCCTAAGATCGTCATTGCAGTGGGGGCGTGTGCCATTGCCGGGGGGCCTTATGCCGACCACGCAGAAGTGGAGAATGGTGCCGACAATATCGTTCGAGTGAATCTTTACGTCCCGGGATGCCCTCCACATCCACTAACAATACTTGATGGATTGCTGCGGCTGCTAAATCGTATTTGA
- a CDS encoding NADH-quinone oxidoreductase subunit C, with protein MNHEKLRMVTLVNGQSVELDAIALLAPDAFQTVVADAVDVGQRVASLFAAPARQRGVTQLFAVLVNTQLSRLHIVRTEIHGGQYPSLTNRCPQVHLFEREIAEQYGIKPVGHPWFKPVRYHESWTGRDAWDRPAGEPILPGVCDFYRVEGDEVHEVAVGPVHAGIIEPGHFRFQCHGELVFHLEIALGFQHRGVEGALIGGPDARSIHYAETLAGDTTIAHTTAYCRVIEALSKCRKTARAQTLRGIALELERMANHVGDLGALAGDIGFLPTMSYCGRIRGDFLNMTALLCGNRFGRGMVCPGGVGFDMDDARVEKLLRQLDAAEKDATVAIELLWDTPSAMARFENIGRLPKQVALDLGMVGPAARAAGVEVDTRNDQPSGVFRFTHIPVSTYDTGDVFGRAYVRWLEIQHSIQFIREQLHTIPSGDILNRAGSLLPNRIAVSLDEGWRGEVCHVAITDDDGRFMRYKVVDPSFHNWPGLAYALRNQQISDFPLCNKSFNLSYCGHDL; from the coding sequence ATGAACCACGAAAAGCTCCGGATGGTTACCTTGGTCAATGGGCAGTCCGTCGAACTAGACGCTATCGCTCTTCTGGCCCCAGACGCCTTTCAGACGGTAGTTGCCGACGCGGTGGACGTGGGGCAGCGGGTGGCTTCATTGTTCGCCGCTCCCGCTCGGCAGCGGGGAGTCACGCAGTTGTTCGCCGTCCTGGTGAACACGCAGCTCAGCAGGCTACATATCGTTCGGACCGAGATACACGGTGGGCAGTATCCATCGCTGACAAACCGCTGCCCGCAAGTGCATCTCTTCGAACGCGAGATTGCTGAACAGTATGGGATTAAGCCAGTGGGGCATCCCTGGTTCAAGCCCGTCCGGTATCATGAGTCCTGGACCGGACGGGATGCCTGGGACAGGCCTGCGGGAGAGCCGATCCTGCCGGGTGTCTGCGATTTCTACCGGGTGGAAGGGGACGAGGTGCATGAGGTCGCCGTTGGCCCGGTGCACGCCGGGATCATAGAACCGGGACACTTCCGCTTCCAGTGTCATGGAGAGCTTGTATTTCATCTGGAAATAGCACTGGGCTTCCAGCATCGCGGGGTCGAAGGGGCCTTGATCGGCGGTCCTGATGCGCGCTCAATCCATTATGCTGAGACACTGGCGGGCGATACGACCATCGCCCACACGACCGCCTACTGCCGGGTGATCGAGGCTTTATCCAAGTGCCGCAAGACGGCCCGGGCTCAAACGCTTCGAGGAATTGCCTTGGAACTTGAACGTATGGCCAACCATGTGGGGGATCTGGGCGCGCTGGCGGGCGATATCGGTTTTCTGCCCACCATGAGCTATTGCGGCCGCATACGCGGCGACTTCCTCAACATGACCGCGCTCCTGTGCGGCAACAGGTTCGGTCGTGGTATGGTATGCCCCGGGGGAGTCGGTTTCGACATGGACGACGCGCGAGTGGAGAAGCTGCTCCGCCAGCTTGATGCGGCTGAGAAAGACGCCACCGTTGCCATCGAGCTTCTTTGGGACACGCCCTCGGCCATGGCTCGATTCGAGAATATCGGCCGGCTGCCCAAGCAAGTGGCACTTGATCTTGGAATGGTCGGTCCGGCCGCGCGCGCCGCCGGGGTGGAAGTTGACACCCGCAATGACCAGCCATCAGGGGTGTTCCGTTTCACCCATATCCCCGTATCCACTTACGATACGGGGGACGTGTTTGGTCGCGCGTACGTCCGTTGGCTGGAAATACAGCACTCCATCCAGTTCATCCGGGAACAACTACATACCATTCCCTCGGGCGACATACTGAACAGGGCCGGATCGCTCTTGCCAAACCGCATTGCTGTGTCCCTGGATGAGGGGTGGCGGGGTGAGGTGTGCCATGTCGCCATCACTGACGATGACGGGCGGTTTATGCGCTACAAGGTGGTCGACCCCTCATTCCACAACTGGCCAGGGCTGGCTTATGCTTTAAGGAACCAGCAGATTTCCGACTTCCCGCTGTGCAACAAGAGCTTCAACCTGTCATATTGTGGGCATGACCTCTGA
- a CDS encoding hydrogenase has protein sequence MEFALIATPLLLAALSALIPSNRLRPWLLPVAGVVHSVMTAFLMARPEVSAGSSWLYLDPIGRVILPLVSVLYLLCSFYAVGVLHYRHNQANRVFCVCLISFLGIMTMVLLSQHLGLMWVGIETMTLTTAPLIYFNRTPQSIEATWKYLLIGSVGIALALLGTFFLAYASLHQGIEPTLSIEGMVRNAPMLSKSWLHAAFVLLLVGYGTKMGLAPMHTWKPDAYGEAPGVVGAIFAGGVTSCAFFALLRVYHICLAAGEGAYISRLLLVVGFLSMIVAGLFMVGQRDFKRMLAYSSVEHMGILAIGLGIGGPALFGTLLHVVTNGLTKGVLFLSAGNIHRAYASKNTDQVHGAIHRLPLSGGLFLAGFLAVTGSPPFGPFVSEFSILNGAFDGGHYATGGFFLLLLLVVFIGMGATVLRVVQGRAPAAVNKSPYREGLLTTVPAVLLMMLVLALGLYIPATLTALLNDAVRFLKV, from the coding sequence GCTCGCCCCGAAGTGTCGGCCGGGTCATCCTGGTTGTACCTCGACCCCATTGGTCGAGTAATACTCCCGCTGGTCAGCGTTCTTTACCTATTGTGCTCCTTTTACGCCGTCGGAGTTCTGCACTACCGCCACAACCAAGCAAACCGCGTCTTCTGCGTCTGCCTGATATCCTTTCTGGGCATCATGACCATGGTGCTGTTGTCGCAGCACCTGGGACTCATGTGGGTGGGCATCGAAACCATGACCCTTACCACGGCCCCGCTCATCTATTTCAATCGCACGCCGCAAAGCATCGAGGCGACCTGGAAGTATCTCCTGATAGGCTCAGTGGGTATCGCCCTCGCGCTTCTGGGCACCTTTTTCTTGGCTTATGCCTCTCTGCATCAGGGAATTGAGCCCACGTTGAGTATCGAGGGAATGGTCCGCAACGCTCCCATGCTCTCCAAGTCCTGGCTGCATGCTGCGTTCGTGCTGCTGCTGGTGGGTTATGGGACCAAGATGGGGCTGGCGCCCATGCACACCTGGAAGCCGGACGCATACGGAGAAGCGCCGGGGGTGGTGGGAGCGATTTTTGCCGGCGGGGTCACGAGCTGCGCTTTCTTCGCCCTGCTTCGCGTGTATCATATCTGCCTGGCCGCAGGCGAGGGAGCCTACATCTCGCGGCTCCTGCTCGTAGTGGGATTCCTCTCCATGATCGTGGCCGGGCTGTTCATGGTCGGCCAGCGAGACTTCAAAAGGATGCTGGCCTATTCCAGTGTCGAACACATGGGCATCTTGGCCATTGGACTGGGCATCGGCGGCCCGGCCCTGTTCGGCACGTTGCTGCACGTGGTCACCAACGGCCTGACCAAGGGAGTGTTATTCCTCTCTGCCGGGAACATCCACCGGGCGTATGCCAGCAAGAACACCGACCAGGTGCATGGCGCCATTCACCGGCTGCCGCTTTCGGGCGGATTGTTTCTGGCGGGCTTCCTCGCGGTAACCGGGTCTCCCCCGTTCGGCCCTTTTGTCAGCGAGTTCTCCATCCTGAACGGTGCTTTTGACGGTGGGCACTACGCCACGGGAGGCTTTTTCCTGCTTCTTCTTCTCGTGGTGTTCATCGGCATGGGGGCAACTGTCCTTCGGGTCGTACAAGGGCGAGCTCCTGCCGCCGTCAATAAGAGCCCATACCGCGAAGGTCTGCTCACCACGGTTCCAGCCGTTCTTTTGATGATGCTCGTGCTGGCCCTGGGGCTTTATATTCCCGCAACCCTCACCGCTCTGCTGAACGACGCCGTTCGTTTCTTGAAGGTATGA
- a CDS encoding transposase: MVVLEGLRGRPIGELINYHGISQSQYYQWRDRFLGNAYRVFETASLDKRTQRLELENANLKGLVGELTLELKKTDGWP, translated from the coding sequence CTGGTCGTCCTCGAAGGCCTTCGAGGACGACCGATTGGCGAGTTGATCAACTATCACGGCATTTCTCAATCTCAGTATTACCAATGGCGCGATCGCTTCCTGGGCAATGCTTACCGGGTTTTTGAGACTGCTAGCTTGGACAAGCGCACTCAGCGGCTTGAGTTGGAGAACGCCAATCTCAAAGGGTTGGTCGGCGAGTTGACCCTGGAGTTAAAAAAAACGGATGGTTGGCCGTGA